The Juglans regia cultivar Chandler chromosome 6, Walnut 2.0, whole genome shotgun sequence genome contains the following window.
acgtacatacatatgtatacatatatacatatatgtatatataatatgtatagcGGGTATGTCAACGGTCAGAATAGATGGCTATAAAATGCTTCTTTAACCCATCCTTCTCCACCCCCAAACGGCCttctgtttatatatatatatccataccTCTCTTAGACTTCCTCTTCGTCTCCAACAAACTGTTCCATCGTATAATAGAAGTAGTTTTTCTCTGGCTTGGGTCCAAGAATTCTAATCAAGCCATGAGCCCTGCAAAGTTCAATGGAGATCTTCATCAGGATTCAAGGAGGGTGGAGATCAACGGCCAACGTCCATCTCCGTTGAAGGTCAACAAGGGTTCCCATCTCATTCACAAGGCATCTTCGACATCTTCAATGTCAATTAGCTCCTCCGTGTCTTGCGTTGCACCAATGGCAAGGCAGCAACAACGGCAACCTGTCATTATATATACTCATTCTCCAAAGATTATCCACACACAGGCTCGAGATTTCATGGCTCTAGTTCAGAAGCTCACGGGTGTTTCGTCGACGTCACGGTCTGGTTACGGGATCGATGTAAACAAGACTACACAGCCGCCAACTTATAAGGAAGGAAATGAACCTAACGTGATGCCAGTTAGCCATGATGATAATGAGTCAACTACTTCGGCTCTTACCGATGAGAATTCCGGTGGTGGCGCTGATTTCAAGGCAGGCTCAACCTCCAATAATATGTCGTCGATCCAAAACCAAATGAATCAATATTTTTCTGATATGCCTTTGTTCACTCCAAATACGACCAAATTCTTCTGCTCTCCTCGGCCTGTTTTTAGATATCCTGATTCGGGGTACGTGTCGCCAAATTTCTCTAACTCCATGTCACCTTCTGTTTTCGAGTTTATGAAGGAGCTTCCAGAATATTGATAAGATTCCGTAGTGTTTTGGGGAATGAATCATTGCAGGGGATCGATAGTGACCAGTTTGTCTTCATGTTTgtccatatatatgtttgatttgCTTAGTGTTTGATTGTCTTTGTCATTTATGTTTATGATATCTCTCTATTGAAATAGTACTTAGAAACAAAGCAGCAGCAAATGTGAACTGTCAGAAATTTAATTGATTCTTTGTCCATCTAAGGGAATTAGGTtgatccatctctctctctctctctcgctctcatTCAACTCATCGCAAGCAACAGTTGAGAAATTGACTTTTGtgacagtaatatccaaactacacgtataaataaataattggacGTTTCAGATTTGAAGTACCAAGGCAAATAATAAGAAAGTCAACATCTACGGAGGAGCTGTCTCCACACAATACGTAGgagtctttattatttttaatgcagTGAGACAAGATATATAGCAGAACTGAGATATAAGAGGTTGGACTATCTTATTAATTTGCAAGTTTGATTTGTCACGTAATATCGAATTTGGATCAACCCAATTAATCAACTATCCTCAAAAGGCAAGGGCATTGGTGACTCCAAAATGCATATAAGTAATCAAATGCCATTAATATTAGTAACTTTGCTTACTTTTCATACGGGTCTTCTTTGGCTTGTCTACTTCCGCGATATGCACTTCATAGTTCATAGTAGCTCGAGGCTTTTTATTGGCTAGCCGGATTCCTAAAACAATAGTCGTTTCCATTTCGGTACCTCTTACTTCTTCACCTAGTCTTTTTTGTTACAATCTTGCACGTTTGTCAATCTAAATTACATTTGTGATAAAATAAGCAAAATTTTGAATTCTGTTTTGAGGACAATTTTGATatactagaatgaaatatttcgatactggTATATTTTGGTATACCGGTTCAAGATaatcattatataaataaattatatatttataaacaattatatacacaaaaactatgttttaagttttaaaaatatcactataaattataaaatataataaaaagtgAAGTAGGGGTGCGGGTAGGGAGGGCTACCCCCTTCCCGCACCCTGCCCCTGCATTGGCGGGTGGTGGGGTTTGCCCCATGGGATCCAGCCTCGCACCCCGGGGGCAGGACCCCCTATCCAAGTGTCGATGTGTGGATTTGGACCCCTGGTTCTTTCGTCCCCTATCGTCCACCGCCCACCTAAGGCAAAAAgcaattgaaaaagttaaaaaaaaaaaatccaaaataatactaaaaacaaCCGACAAACAACAAGAAATCTACATATCCGACCCTAAAACCCACAAATCtatcatccaaaaataaatccaaaaaataacGAAGTACAAACGCCATGGCACACAGCAAAAGACTATATAAAATCACCTCCACGCCACACAGCAAGACCACGACTGGGCTGTGGGTTTGAGAAAAGGAACTAGGCCATTCATGGTCATGTTTCCACAGCCACGCTTCTAGAATGAGatattgagaagaaaaataaaaaaattgaaaaataggaaaatgaggaggaggaggagaagaagaagaagaggaggaggaggagtaggAGAGAAAGAAGAACTTGAGGACGGAGAGAAATTGAGAAATACgagaggagaggagaagagaagtagcggagggagagagagagagaagagaggaaaaatgatttagggtTATACttagaaatttgtttttttttttgtttttttgtatatatgtatatatatattattgggtCAAAGTGGAGTATAATGCGGGTGGGCCTAGGCCCAGCCCACCTTGGCTCCTTCAAATTTTGCATGCGGGGCATCCTGCCCCCACATGCAAGTGTGCCCGGGGTTGTTTGCATCACCTAGTTGGTGGATAGCGGGGTGGTGGGGTGATCCCAATCCTATAAATgaccatttctcttttttcttttatatgaatCTTGAGCTTGTTGAAAACTCAAAGTTAAAGGCCgaaaaccaaaagaaacaaaGCAAACAGCTCGGTCTCTTTCTCCTTCAGAGTTGCTCAAAACGACAAACTTAGGCAATCGTAGCTAGCAAAAATGCTAATCAGGATGGGTTTCTCTATTCCAAACATGAGCAAGTGACTGGTGGCTGTCataatttgtttgttgtttttagGTTTGGATGTCATTTGTTTTGTTAATCTTGATTTGTATGTAAAGATTCTAGACAACTTACAGATTATTTCTTCCCCTTTCTTCACCCCACCAATATCTCTCTCGTACATATTTTATGTATGTTTCGGACTGAAACACTAATTCTGGCCGACATACGTGAATCTGATCGGAATAGGTTGGAACAAGCCGCAATGGTCGACATTTTAGCCTGTACAAAATATCCACTTAAGACGTGCTGGTTACTTTCCGGCATGACAAATTCTGGCCATTTTTGTCTAAACGGAAATAAAAATACTGAAAATAACCACCTTTTCCGCAAGTCATATCTCTGTGATCCAGTAGTTACAGAAATAATTAGTTTAAGGttccatttggatgttgagatagtctcaacccatctcatattatctcatgtTAATATCCAACACCACTCAAACAAAAATGCTTTtcgatttcaaattttcaagttttcaaattttctatttaaccattacctaattattacaaatttccaaaacttctaaacaaaacaaaaaaattatatgaaagaaCCAGACCGGAACCGGTAAAACTGAAAGTATcgatttaggggtgtaaccggtgcGGTATTGGTTTTTCAAGTCTGAAACCCGGTATATACCGATtcgattataaaatattttcaaaactggACCAATTACTTCCCTATTAACCATAGTAATTAAACAATAGTTCAAAGTGCCAATTTTTAACAGTGGTACTTTAATAACACaattttttgtagtttgaggccccgtttagatagtgaaaatattttatcttatataatttcatcattataattttatcaaatttttatacaaaatataataaacaattcaattttttcaaattctaaaacgatgataatattaaaaaataatattataataatattttatttaacttttaatttttattttaacttatttttatcttaatttactattcaaaccGCACCTTACACCTTACATATAAAGTGAAAGAGCCCTTATAGTTTGAGGGTTTAAAGTGAAGTATGggataatttaataatatataaagattatCATATTACCTATCTAATAATTAGGCatgcttaaaataaataataaataaatacaacaatTAATTGTCGTACTGCCAATTGCGCCGTCGCTGTCGAACGTCCGATAAAGACTCCCAAGACAACAAACTAATGGTAGCGTCTAACAGTTTCTTTCCTATAAACCCTTAGGTCTCAACACCGCATGATCTCATTGTTCTgtgcatacatacatgcataataggtaataatataaatacatatttttatgtatgttgGGAGTTAGAATCGTTGGCTATAAAATACCATCTTAATCCTATTCCCGGCGTCCACGGCCCCAGCTAATCCTTCTGTTTATATATCCCTGCCTCTGTTtaccttcctcctcctcctcaacaACCTGTTCCATTCGTATAACAGAAGTAGGTTTTCTTTGGTTTGGATCCAAGAATTCTAATCAAGCCATGAGCCCTGCAAAGTTTAATGGAGATCTTCATCATGAGGATTCAAGGAAGGGGGAGATCAATGATCCACGTTCGTCTCCGTTGAAGATCAACAATGGTTCCCATTTTATTCACAAGAGTACATCGTCAACGATGTCTTCAATGTCAATTGGCTCTTCCGTCTCTGGCGTTGCTTCGGCCGCCAGGCAGCAAGAGCAGCAACCGGTTATTATATACACTCATTCTCCGAAGATCATCCACACGCAAGCCCGGGATTTCATGGCTTTGGTCCAGAAGCTCACCGGTGTTTCATCGTCGCAGTCCGGAGACAATATTAGTAAAAACAAGACTACATCGGCGTTGCTTGATATGGAAGGAAATGAATGTAACTTGATGCCTGTTAGTGGCCAAGATGATAGTGAATCAACTACTTCGGCCCTTGCCAATGAGAATTTCGGTGGTGGTGCTGACCTCAAGTCAAGCTCATCCTCCATTAATGATATGTCACCAATTCAGAACCTAACCAATCAATATTCTGCTAATACGCCTTTGTTCACTCCGAATACGACCAGTTTCGTCTGCTCTCCTCGGCCTGTTTTTAGGGAACCTGATTCGGCGTACGTTTTGCCAAACATGGGTAACTCAATGTCACCTTCTGTCTTCGAGTTTATGAAGGGGCTGTCAGAATATTAATCAGACCATGCACGTATAGCCTTTCGGGTAAAGGATCATTGGTGGGGATCAATGATTGATCAGTACTTTGTCTTCGTGTTTGTCCATATGCTTGATTTATTTAGCGTTTGAttgtctttgtttttgtttttgtttttttttttaatacgtctCTCTAATGTGATAGATATGGAATAGTTAGAAACTAAACAACAGCGAATGTAACCgtaagaaatttgagaaatgatacttgcagtcgtgagcgtgcagtcgccgtgcagtcgctttaaaaaaagtgaataaataagggacccacatgaaaagaaattaattttttaatagtggatcacactctttttcaaaacgactgcacggcgtttgcgcattccacgactgtatgtagcattactcaagaAATTTAATTGAGTTTTTGGCAATCTAAGGAAAGGTTGGCCTATTTAGACCTCTCTTGATTGAGTTAGTCtatatagaattttcaaatGGAGACTATTCATACAAGCtcatacaattatatttaaaaaaaaaatttaaaattataataatatcatttttaaaatgatttttttctttctaatttactTTCATTCATCAATGAAACTACACTCACAGTCTCCCACTCaggactgtaaatataattttccctCTTGATATGCATGATATTTTCGTTTCCCATAGAAATGACTCGTGCTAACTTTTGATGATCTAGCATCATTTCATCGAaatcttctttctatttttcctcttaaattatatatgggTTGATTTCTTGGGAATTGCATGCCCGAtaaaagtttatttaattttagtccGTCATCAACAATCATTTAAGTGGGAAAACAAGGCATTGAAGCACCCATTTGATCAATAACTATCGACTTTTAGACGAAAACAATCAATTCAGTAGCTTTATCCAAATCATTTTATCATTGCCTGACGAGGATGTTGCACTTTTTAATTTGAAACATAACCTGGTTATTAAAACAACAAAGGATTGGACTTCAATGTACTGTTTTTCCATATAAGAGATCGTGATCCGTACGTGCTCACTACAAGAGAATTGGTTTTTTGGGACAAatcatttcatcccaaaaaactGTATTTTCGTCTTAAAGTTATCTCAAGAAGCctgtctcaaaaggtttttgggacgaaattagatttttatctcaaaaaaattGGGTGGAACCAGTAGTAGGCATTTGAACAGACAttgttttggagatgaaaaattttcatcccaaacaACCGTTCAAATAGAAAGAAATCAGTTCAAACAAACATGAAGTTGTTCGAACCGTATAGAATTCAAACGACTGAATATATTTGATCATATTCGAATGGACCGAGTGTTCAAACATATTAGATTTGTTCGAACTGTTAAATTGTTGTTCGAACACAATTGCTGCCAGTTCGAATATAAAATGGATGTTCGAATGAGATACTTTTCGAATGCTAGGTTTTGTTGTTCGAACATCTGGATTTCTCTCTAGTCATTAGAATGGGCTTTGTTCGGTTTGAATGCAATGTAAAAAGCTATCGcagatttataaatttcaatttaccaTTCGAACAGGGTATTGTCCATTCGAACAGTATTCATGATACAtaactgatttaaattaaaaatacgatactaatattaaataatgtaatTTAAACATGACATTTGTTCAAATGTTCTAGGACAGATtaataaaaagacaattaaagaaaaataagttctaGAATTGTgatggtggcatagagttttgggacatcattaaTTGTCACTGTTCAAACAATTTTTGGGATTGAATCTCCAACTTCTTCtgcatgttttcttttaatctcgTCTCTAAATCagctgcttgatctaatcgggtcagCAAATCTTCTTCCTTGGACCTCAAATGTTCTATCTTAAGCCTTGCTTCTTCTAATTCATGAGCTTTGTCATTTGATCTGActtgagaagatgatgataatggATGTTGAGGATGGCTTCACGCAACATCCtaagcccctcaaatatccagaatgtggtgcaagaaattaagaaaatatttgagcaTCGTTGACAGATGGATCCGCAACAATTTCCTTACgtgatatcatcttgtcctacaaaaaaaaaaataataataaagttagtataagtaacaaaaatattattagacaattgaattaaaaaaatttaaaacttacataatttgtttATGCTTCGGGACCGGTCCAAAtaccatcacgatttttatatGCTTTAGCTTACAATTAGGTCAGATTATAGGTAGTAGGACTTTCTTATTGCTGCAAAAGGGAAAtctatattagaatttaaatgagaaaagtatatatgttaatatttaacggagACTAGTATAaagttactattttttttagttaaacaatgaaaatattGAGAACTCACATGATGGTGCATcattaaatttgatctatttgctttgttcataTTACTctgttactaaaaaaaaaaacattatgtctatatgtttaatacatctattatatactataaaaaaatagcaGCGAA
Protein-coding sequences here:
- the LOC108994686 gene encoding VQ motif-containing protein 8, chloroplastic-like — its product is MSPAKFNGDLHHEDSRKGEINDPRSSPLKINNGSHFIHKSTSSTMSSMSIGSSVSGVASAARQQEQQPVIIYTHSPKIIHTQARDFMALVQKLTGVSSSQSGDNISKNKTTSALLDMEGNECNLMPVSGQDDSESTTSALANENFGGGADLKSSSSSINDMSPIQNLTNQYSANTPLFTPNTTSFVCSPRPVFREPDSAYVLPNMGNSMSPSVFEFMKGLSEY
- the LOC108994685 gene encoding VQ motif-containing protein 8, chloroplastic-like, coding for MSPAKFNGDLHQDSRRVEINGQRPSPLKVNKGSHLIHKASSTSSMSISSSVSCVAPMARQQQRQPVIIYTHSPKIIHTQARDFMALVQKLTGVSSTSRSGYGIDVNKTTQPPTYKEGNEPNVMPVSHDDNESTTSALTDENSGGGADFKAGSTSNNMSSIQNQMNQYFSDMPLFTPNTTKFFCSPRPVFRYPDSGYVSPNFSNSMSPSVFEFMKELPEY